Proteins found in one Deltaproteobacteria bacterium genomic segment:
- a CDS encoding pyridoxal phosphate-dependent aminotransferase produces MSVSKKIQGAIEKSSWIRKMFEEGAKRKARYGADRVFDFSLGNPNLEPPAKVREVFEDLVRDTTPGQHAYMSNAGLVETRQAVAEYLNTYNRPRFSPDEIVMTVGAGGALNVVLKTILNPGEEVVIPKPYFVEYNFYLDNHQGVPRLVETQPDFSFDFDAMEAAINEKTRAVLINSPNNPTGKVYPEEDLKELGRLLTHYTGKFGQPIYLISDEPYRKIVYDGISVPSVFDAYPETFLVTSFSKDLSLPGERIGYAAAHPEISDKAMVLSGMVLCNRVLGYVNAPAMMQRAIARLLNESVDISIYQQKRDRLCEALASFGYDIIKPEGAFYLFPKTPMADDVAFVAALQEENILTVPGTGFGGPGHFRIAYCVSDRVIEGALPGFKRVIERY; encoded by the coding sequence ATGTCCGTATCCAAGAAAATCCAAGGGGCCATCGAAAAATCGTCCTGGATCAGAAAGATGTTTGAAGAAGGCGCCAAAAGGAAGGCCCGATACGGCGCCGATAGGGTCTTTGACTTCAGCCTGGGGAACCCCAATCTGGAACCCCCTGCCAAGGTCCGGGAAGTCTTTGAGGATCTGGTGAGGGATACGACTCCCGGACAGCATGCCTACATGTCCAATGCCGGCCTGGTGGAGACGCGACAGGCCGTTGCTGAGTATCTGAATACGTATAACAGGCCCCGTTTTTCGCCCGATGAGATCGTGATGACCGTGGGGGCCGGGGGGGCCCTCAACGTGGTCTTGAAGACGATCCTGAACCCCGGAGAAGAGGTCGTGATCCCGAAACCCTATTTCGTGGAATACAATTTCTACCTGGATAATCATCAGGGCGTGCCGAGGCTGGTGGAGACCCAACCCGATTTTTCATTTGATTTTGATGCGATGGAAGCGGCCATCAATGAAAAGACACGTGCCGTCCTCATCAATTCCCCCAACAATCCGACGGGAAAGGTCTACCCGGAAGAGGACTTGAAAGAATTGGGCCGTCTCCTGACCCATTACACCGGAAAGTTCGGTCAGCCGATCTATCTCATCTCTGATGAACCCTATCGGAAGATCGTTTATGACGGCATTTCAGTGCCGAGCGTCTTTGATGCATATCCTGAGACCTTTCTGGTGACCTCCTTTTCAAAGGACCTGTCGCTTCCGGGTGAACGGATCGGCTATGCCGCTGCCCATCCGGAGATCTCGGACAAGGCCATGGTCCTGTCCGGGATGGTCCTCTGTAACCGGGTCCTGGGATATGTGAATGCCCCGGCCATGATGCAGCGGGCCATTGCGCGGCTCCTCAACGAGAGTGTGGACATTTCGATCTATCAGCAGAAGCGAGACCGGCTGTGCGAGGCCCTGGCATCATTTGGTTACGACATCATAAAGCCGGAAGGGGCCTTCTATCTCTTTCCCAAGACGCCCATGGCGGACGATGTGGCCTTTGTGGCCGCGCTCCAGGAGGAGAATATCCTGACCGTTCCGGGGACCGGTTTCGGCGGTCCGGGTCACTTCCGGATCGCCTACTGCGTCTCGGACCGGGTCATCGAAGGGGCGCTGCCGGGGTTTAAGAGGGTGATCGAGAGGTATTGA
- the rpmB gene encoding 50S ribosomal protein L28, with protein sequence MSRVCEICGKRPVTGYSVSHAHNKTKKRWLPNLQSVRCVINGQAVRIKACTSCIRSGLVVKPSKERVASA encoded by the coding sequence ATGTCAAGAGTATGCGAAATCTGCGGCAAAAGGCCGGTAACAGGATATAGTGTTAGTCACGCCCACAACAAGACCAAAAAGCGCTGGCTCCCCAACCTCCAGAGTGTCCGATGTGTCATCAATGGGCAGGCCGTCAGGATAAAGGCATGTACCAGCTGCATCCGGTCGGGGCTGGTGGTGAAACCGTCAAAGGAGAGGGTTGCCTCGGCTTAG
- a CDS encoding proline--tRNA ligase, which produces MRYTSYFIPTHKEVPSDAEVISHQLMVRAGMIRKLTSGTYTYLPSGLRAIRKVEAIIREEMNRAGAIEILMPAVQPAELWQESGRWEHYGRELLRFTDRHDREACFGPTHEEVVTDLVRKEIHSYKQMPINLYQIQTKFRDEIRPRFGLMRAREFIMKDAYSFDVDEEGANRSYEAMYEAYTRIFRRCGLWFRAVEADTGTIGGSYSHEFMVLAETGEDQIVNCTRCAYAANLERAEVRTADTPHSPEDDPLRPLTEVSTPGMRTVEEVTAFLSVSPDQLVKTLILAVDDQPVAVLIRGDHDLNEAKLRNLLGAQTVELAPEHMIEEATAAPVGFAGPVGLKVKIVADAAVKAMRNFVTGGNRKDLHQINVNLERDFQVHQFGDLRVITPGDRCPRCGEAVEFGRGIEVGHIFKLGTKYTRALNAVFLNREGKESPIIMGCYGIGVGRTVAAAIEQNHDADGILFPIPIAPFEVTVLPLQMHDSKVVETAEKIHAELTGHGIDTLLDDRDERAGFKFNDADLLGIPVRVTVGAKGLKNGEVEIKLRSETESAFVPVDAALSSVRQKVKSLYDSIE; this is translated from the coding sequence ATGCGATATACAAGCTATTTCATACCCACCCACAAGGAGGTCCCGTCGGACGCAGAGGTTATCAGCCACCAACTCATGGTCCGGGCCGGCATGATCCGCAAACTGACCTCCGGGACCTATACCTATCTGCCTTCAGGCCTCCGTGCCATTCGGAAGGTGGAGGCGATCATCCGGGAAGAGATGAACCGGGCCGGCGCCATCGAGATCCTCATGCCTGCTGTCCAGCCGGCAGAGTTGTGGCAGGAGAGCGGCAGGTGGGAACACTATGGCCGGGAGCTGTTGCGATTCACGGACCGGCACGATCGGGAGGCCTGTTTCGGCCCTACCCACGAGGAGGTGGTTACCGACCTGGTGCGGAAGGAAATCCACTCTTACAAGCAGATGCCGATCAATCTCTACCAGATTCAAACCAAGTTCAGGGATGAGATACGGCCCAGATTCGGGCTCATGCGGGCCCGTGAATTTATCATGAAAGACGCCTACAGTTTTGATGTGGACGAGGAAGGGGCCAACCGAAGTTATGAGGCCATGTACGAGGCCTACACCAGAATATTTCGGCGTTGCGGTCTCTGGTTCAGGGCGGTGGAGGCGGATACCGGCACCATCGGCGGGAGTTATTCCCATGAATTCATGGTCCTGGCAGAAACCGGGGAAGACCAGATTGTCAACTGCACCCGATGTGCCTATGCGGCCAATCTTGAGAGAGCTGAGGTCCGCACCGCCGACACCCCCCATTCTCCGGAAGACGATCCCCTGCGCCCGCTCACAGAGGTTTCGACCCCCGGCATGCGGACAGTGGAAGAGGTCACCGCGTTTCTCTCTGTTTCCCCGGATCAGCTTGTGAAAACGCTCATCCTTGCCGTCGATGACCAGCCGGTTGCCGTTCTGATCAGGGGGGATCATGACCTCAATGAGGCCAAGCTGAGGAACCTCCTGGGTGCCCAAACCGTTGAGCTGGCCCCGGAACATATGATTGAAGAGGCCACGGCCGCACCCGTCGGGTTTGCCGGTCCGGTCGGTCTCAAGGTGAAGATCGTGGCCGATGCCGCGGTCAAGGCCATGAGAAACTTTGTCACGGGCGGAAACAGGAAGGACCTCCATCAGATAAACGTCAATCTTGAAAGGGATTTTCAGGTACACCAATTCGGCGATCTGCGCGTTATCACCCCCGGGGATCGATGCCCCAGGTGCGGGGAGGCCGTTGAATTCGGAAGGGGTATCGAGGTAGGACATATCTTCAAGCTGGGGACCAAGTACACCCGGGCCCTCAATGCCGTGTTCCTGAACCGTGAGGGCAAGGAGTCGCCCATTATCATGGGATGCTACGGCATCGGCGTCGGCAGGACCGTGGCAGCGGCTATCGAGCAGAACCACGACGCAGACGGCATCCTCTTTCCCATCCCGATCGCACCATTTGAAGTGACGGTCCTTCCCCTTCAGATGCACGACTCAAAGGTGGTGGAAACAGCAGAGAAGATCCATGCAGAGCTGACCGGTCACGGGATAGACACACTCCTCGATGACAGAGACGAACGGGCCGGATTTAAATTCAACGACGCCGACCTGCTCGGTATCCCGGTACGGGTGACCGTAGGGGCCAAAGGGCTCAAAAACGGGGAGGTGGAGATCAAACTGCGCTCGGAAACCGAAAGCGCGTTCGTCCCTGTTGACGCGGCACTATCTTCTGTCAGGCAGAAAGTGAAATCCCTCTATGATTCGATTGAATGA
- a CDS encoding 4Fe-4S binding protein, whose amino-acid sequence MYSKMLSLRFPKKIVDEPIAVNLVKKFDLSFNILKAVIYPRKEGLMVLQLSGHRKNFQKGVQYLKSIGIKVESIGQDIRRNEKKCIQCGACTAVCPTGALYIKRPEMEVIFDNERCSACEWCVPACPAGAMEVSFNKVLLE is encoded by the coding sequence ATGTATTCAAAAATGCTTTCCCTCAGGTTTCCCAAAAAGATCGTGGATGAACCGATCGCGGTCAATCTCGTCAAGAAATTCGATCTCTCTTTCAATATCCTCAAGGCCGTCATCTATCCGAGAAAAGAAGGTCTGATGGTGCTGCAACTGAGCGGTCACCGGAAGAATTTTCAAAAGGGCGTCCAATACTTGAAGAGCATCGGGATCAAGGTGGAGAGCATCGGGCAGGATATCCGGCGCAATGAAAAGAAATGCATTCAGTGCGGGGCCTGCACGGCGGTATGCCCCACGGGGGCCCTTTATATCAAGCGGCCCGAGATGGAGGTGATATTTGACAATGAACGGTGCAGCGCCTGCGAATGGTGCGTTCCCGCCTGCCCGGC
- a CDS encoding 6-phosphofructokinase has translation MKKNAKKKPTIAILTGGGDVPGLNPCIKTLVYRAASEGIQTFGIRRGWAGILNYNPDNPKASKGWVQKLTPAEVRTIDRSGGTYLHTSRTNPSAVKEKDVPEFLRSEFKEGDLAHDFTSHCIRGLEHLGVDAVIPIGGDDTLSFAERLHKEGFPVIAIPKTMDNDVFGTDYCIGFSTAVTRGVSFIHALRTCTGSHERIAVIELFGRYCGETSLISAYLAGVDRAIISEVPFEPEKLAHLIMKDKKDNPKNYAMITISEGARIIGGDMFLSGECDAFGHRRLGGIGEETGAILKTLTGQDVLNQRLSYLMRSGSPDSLDLMVAVNFANMSIDLFLKKTFGRLVALTNGNYVDIPLSSITTGQKRVDVRELYDIAEYRPKVRHVSGKPMFLY, from the coding sequence ATGAAAAAAAATGCGAAGAAAAAACCGACGATTGCCATTCTGACCGGTGGTGGGGACGTCCCCGGCCTGAATCCCTGCATCAAGACGCTGGTATATCGGGCCGCGAGCGAAGGGATTCAGACCTTCGGTATCCGACGGGGATGGGCCGGGATACTCAATTATAATCCGGATAATCCCAAGGCCTCCAAGGGCTGGGTCCAGAAACTTACGCCCGCGGAGGTCCGCACCATCGACCGTTCCGGAGGGACCTATCTCCACACCTCAAGGACCAATCCAAGCGCTGTCAAGGAAAAGGATGTCCCTGAATTTCTCAGGAGTGAATTTAAGGAGGGAGATTTGGCCCATGATTTCACCTCCCACTGCATCAGGGGCCTCGAACATCTCGGGGTTGACGCCGTAATCCCGATCGGCGGGGACGATACCTTGAGTTTCGCAGAACGGCTCCACAAAGAAGGCTTCCCCGTCATTGCCATCCCTAAGACCATGGACAACGATGTCTTCGGCACCGATTACTGTATCGGGTTTTCCACTGCCGTGACCCGCGGGGTAAGCTTTATCCATGCCCTCCGGACATGCACCGGTTCCCATGAGCGGATAGCGGTGATCGAACTCTTCGGGCGGTACTGCGGGGAGACCTCCCTGATATCGGCCTACCTGGCCGGAGTCGACCGGGCCATCATCTCCGAGGTCCCCTTCGAACCAGAGAAACTGGCCCACCTGATCATGAAAGACAAGAAGGACAACCCGAAAAATTATGCCATGATCACCATATCCGAGGGCGCCAGGATCATCGGCGGGGACATGTTCCTCTCGGGTGAATGCGATGCCTTCGGACATCGGCGTCTCGGCGGTATCGGCGAAGAAACAGGCGCCATTTTAAAGACACTGACCGGTCAGGACGTGCTCAATCAGCGGCTGTCTTACCTCATGAGGAGCGGGTCTCCAGACTCCCTGGACCTCATGGTCGCCGTCAACTTCGCCAACATGTCCATCGACCTTTTTCTGAAGAAGACTTTCGGCCGGCTGGTGGCCCTGACCAACGGGAACTATGTGGACATCCCCCTGAGCAGCATTACCACAGGCCAGAAGCGGGTGGACGTGCGTGAACTCTACGACATTGCGGAATACCGCCCCAAGGTAAGGCATGTGAGCGGTAAGCCCATGTTTTTGTATTGA
- the ispG gene encoding flavodoxin-dependent (E)-4-hydroxy-3-methylbut-2-enyl-diphosphate synthase translates to MPFTEDRKQTRQIHVGNVPIGGNAPIAVQSMTNTDTRDVFATVHQIERLSGAGCEIIRLAIPDEEAVTAFGLIRGKVDVPLIADIHFDHRLALGVLKAGADGLRINPGNIGTRNAVEKVVRAAREREAPIRIGVNGGSLHKDILARYGGPTPEAMVESAMEHIRFLESMDFGLMKISLKSSHVKNTIRAYELLSERVDYPLHLGVTEAGGLIAGTVKSAIGIGYLLAEGIGDTFRVSLTRDPVEEVRVAYEILRSLELRSRGPEIISCPTCGRCEIDLFSLVEQVENALSNMTASPKIAIMGCVVNGPGEAREADIGIAGGRGQGILFRKGKVVRKIPENQLAEVLIEEVRQLAG, encoded by the coding sequence ATGCCTTTTACTGAAGACCGAAAACAGACGCGCCAGATCCATGTGGGCAATGTCCCGATCGGCGGAAATGCGCCCATTGCGGTGCAGTCCATGACCAACACCGATACCCGGGATGTCTTTGCCACGGTCCATCAGATCGAGCGGCTCTCAGGGGCCGGGTGCGAGATAATCCGGCTGGCCATCCCCGACGAGGAGGCCGTGACCGCCTTCGGTCTTATCCGGGGAAAGGTGGATGTTCCGCTTATCGCCGATATTCATTTTGATCACCGTCTGGCCCTGGGCGTCCTGAAGGCCGGGGCCGACGGGCTCAGGATCAACCCGGGCAATATCGGGACCCGCAACGCGGTGGAAAAGGTGGTCCGGGCGGCCCGGGAACGGGAGGCCCCGATCCGGATCGGGGTCAACGGGGGATCCCTCCACAAAGATATTCTCGCCAGATACGGAGGGCCTACGCCTGAGGCCATGGTCGAAAGCGCCATGGAACATATCCGATTCCTGGAGTCGATGGACTTCGGCCTGATGAAGATATCCCTGAAATCATCCCATGTGAAGAATACGATTCGCGCATATGAGCTACTGAGTGAACGGGTCGATTATCCCCTCCACCTGGGCGTTACAGAGGCGGGCGGCCTGATCGCCGGCACCGTGAAAAGCGCCATCGGGATAGGGTATCTTCTGGCAGAAGGGATCGGGGACACCTTCCGCGTCTCCCTGACCCGCGACCCGGTGGAGGAGGTCCGGGTGGCCTATGAGATCCTGAGAAGTCTTGAACTCCGGTCCCGGGGGCCCGAGATTATCTCCTGCCCCACCTGCGGCCGGTGCGAGATCGACCTTTTTTCGTTGGTCGAACAGGTGGAAAATGCCCTTTCGAACATGACGGCCTCCCCAAAAATCGCCATCATGGGCTGTGTGGTCAACGGCCCGGGTGAGGCCAGGGAGGCCGACATCGGCATAGCAGGGGGGAGGGGGCAGGGGATCTTGTTTAGAAAGGGAAAGGTAGTGCGGAAGATTCCGGAGAACCAGTTGGCCGAGGTGCTCATCGAGGAGGTCCGGCAACTGGCAGGATAA
- a CDS encoding bifunctional (p)ppGpp synthetase/guanosine-3',5'-bis(diphosphate) 3'-pyrophosphohydrolase, with protein sequence MIRLNDITSLVQNYHPKADIELVEKAYVFSAKAHQGQIRLSGEPYLSHPLEAAYILAQLKMDVVCIAAGLLHDAVEDSDASLEEIRELFGEETATIVDGVTKISKMKFVSKEQRQAENVRKMILAMSTDIRVILVKLADRLHNMRTLGFQSETKQIRIATETLDIYAPLAGRMGINWIKSSLEDLCLYYLEPEIYAKIKDATAQRRGEMEKFMAEVKEILSVKLQEANIQVTIKARQKHFYSIYKKMLDQDLNVNQVYDILAFRVIVNSIKECYEVLGNIHSIWKPVPGRFKDYISVPKANMYQSLHTTVIGPLGQRMEIQIRTWEMNRVAESGIAAHWRYKEGSIATKADQKQFTWLQQLLDWQKNLKDPQEFLESVKMDLFPDDVYVFTPRGEVKSFPKGATIIDFAYSIHSEVGEKCIGARVNGKMVPLRYQLRNGNIVEITTSAKQHPNKDWLKFVKTSRAKTKIRQWIRTEEREEGINLGRTILEKALQQEGLRQINVFKSEQIEAIAKELSFHSVEDMIAQIGFGKTSPRQVVGRLKPRLDIRTDRSQGLVSKMVSRFKRPRTDHGIKVNGVSDMLIHFAKCCSPLPGERVVGFITRGRGITVHLQSCGHVQKADPDRLVPISWDEAGKEAYPATLRVTSVERKGILAEISTIISQKDANIIHAEIKTTVDNKGISVFTLEVENYKQLQDIVSAIKKVKNVLIVERL encoded by the coding sequence ATGATTCGATTGAATGATATCACCTCTCTGGTCCAGAACTACCATCCAAAAGCAGATATCGAACTCGTAGAGAAGGCCTATGTGTTTTCAGCCAAGGCCCATCAGGGCCAGATCCGCCTTTCCGGAGAACCCTATCTCTCCCATCCGTTAGAGGCCGCCTACATCCTTGCCCAGCTCAAGATGGACGTGGTCTGCATTGCGGCCGGCCTCCTCCACGATGCCGTCGAAGACAGCGATGCCAGTCTGGAAGAGATAAGGGAACTCTTCGGCGAGGAGACCGCTACCATCGTGGACGGCGTCACCAAGATCAGCAAGATGAAATTTGTGAGCAAAGAGCAGCGTCAGGCCGAGAATGTGCGCAAAATGATCCTTGCCATGTCCACGGATATTCGCGTCATTCTGGTCAAGCTGGCCGATCGTCTTCACAACATGCGGACCCTGGGATTCCAGTCGGAGACGAAACAGATCCGCATCGCCACTGAAACCCTCGATATCTATGCCCCGCTGGCAGGAAGGATGGGTATCAACTGGATCAAGTCGAGTCTGGAAGACCTCTGTCTGTATTACCTGGAACCTGAAATCTATGCCAAGATCAAGGATGCTACGGCTCAGAGACGGGGAGAGATGGAGAAATTCATGGCCGAGGTCAAAGAGATCCTCTCTGTCAAATTGCAGGAGGCCAACATCCAGGTGACCATCAAGGCCAGGCAGAAGCATTTTTACAGCATCTATAAAAAAATGCTGGATCAGGACCTTAACGTCAATCAGGTCTACGATATCCTGGCATTTCGGGTCATCGTCAACTCCATCAAGGAATGTTATGAGGTCCTGGGAAATATCCATTCCATCTGGAAGCCGGTCCCGGGAAGATTCAAGGACTATATCTCGGTGCCCAAGGCCAACATGTATCAGTCCCTCCATACCACGGTGATCGGGCCCCTGGGTCAGCGGATGGAGATCCAGATCAGGACATGGGAGATGAACCGGGTGGCCGAATCGGGGATTGCCGCCCACTGGAGATACAAGGAGGGATCCATTGCCACCAAGGCTGACCAAAAGCAGTTCACCTGGCTGCAGCAGCTCCTGGACTGGCAGAAAAACCTGAAGGACCCGCAGGAGTTCCTGGAATCCGTCAAGATGGACCTCTTCCCGGATGACGTGTATGTCTTTACTCCGAGGGGAGAGGTAAAATCCTTCCCCAAAGGGGCGACCATCATCGATTTTGCCTACAGCATCCACTCCGAGGTTGGGGAAAAGTGCATAGGGGCCAGGGTCAACGGCAAGATGGTGCCCCTTCGCTACCAGCTCAGAAACGGCAACATCGTCGAAATCACCACGTCTGCCAAACAACACCCGAATAAAGACTGGCTCAAGTTCGTCAAGACATCGAGGGCCAAGACCAAGATCAGGCAATGGATCCGCACAGAGGAAAGAGAAGAGGGCATCAACTTAGGGAGGACCATTCTCGAAAAAGCCCTTCAGCAGGAGGGGCTGAGACAGATCAATGTCTTTAAGAGCGAACAGATTGAGGCCATTGCCAAAGAGCTTTCTTTCCATTCGGTCGAGGACATGATTGCACAGATCGGTTTTGGCAAGACCTCGCCGAGGCAGGTGGTGGGTCGCCTCAAGCCCAGGCTGGATATTCGGACCGACAGATCACAGGGTCTTGTAAGCAAGATGGTCAGCCGGTTCAAACGTCCCAGGACCGACCACGGAATCAAGGTAAACGGGGTAAGCGACATGCTTATCCATTTTGCCAAGTGCTGTTCTCCCCTACCCGGTGAACGGGTGGTGGGATTCATCACCCGGGGACGGGGAATCACCGTCCATCTGCAGTCGTGCGGGCATGTCCAGAAGGCCGATCCGGACAGGCTGGTTCCAATATCGTGGGATGAAGCGGGAAAAGAGGCCTACCCTGCGACCCTGAGGGTGACCAGCGTGGAGAGAAAGGGAATCCTGGCTGAAATCAGCACGATTATCAGCCAGAAAGACGCCAATATCATCCATGCCGAAATCAAGACGACCGTGGACAATAAGGGCATCTCAGTGTTCACTCTTGAGGTGGAAAACTACAAACAGCTGCAGGATATTGTGAGCGCCATCAAAAAGGTAAAAAACGTGTTGATTGTAGAGAGGCTCTAA
- the mpl gene encoding UDP-N-acetylmuramate:L-alanyl-gamma-D-glutamyl-meso-diaminopimelate ligase, producing the protein MGICGTGMASLAGMLKDKGYRITGSDQNVYPPMSLFLESLQIKVCNGYHGKNLHPEPDLVIVGNVITRKNPEAVALSSLGLPYLSFPQAIGHFALKDRQSIVVSGTHGKTTTSALIAWMLEKAGMDPGFMIGGIPGNFGKNYKTGSGPYFVIEGDEYDTAFFDKGPKFLHYRPWVTILTGIEFDHGDIYRDLEHVIESFRKLIGLIPADGLLIANGDDEIVRQESEGAACRTETYGYTGDNQWRAEHISVQEAFTRLTIATEREAVPFTTSLYGRHNISNLLSAVVLGRFLKIPWTTLEEAARTFRGVKRRQEIIGEQNGVLILDDFAHHPTAVRETLQAVRDKYSDRRLLAVFEPRSNTSRRNIFQDRYARSFDAADRVFIPEPPLMDGISVEERFSSRKLVSDLNSRGLEASYHETTDNLLRALIQQVRSGDVILIMSNGGFDNLNQRLLKALE; encoded by the coding sequence ATGGGCATCTGCGGGACAGGGATGGCATCCCTGGCCGGAATGCTGAAAGATAAAGGATATCGGATCACCGGTTCGGATCAGAATGTCTATCCTCCCATGAGCCTCTTTCTCGAATCGCTTCAGATCAAGGTATGTAACGGGTATCACGGGAAAAACCTCCATCCCGAACCGGACCTGGTGATTGTGGGCAACGTGATCACCCGAAAAAATCCCGAGGCCGTCGCCCTCTCTTCCCTCGGGCTCCCCTACCTCTCCTTTCCCCAGGCCATCGGGCACTTCGCACTGAAGGACCGGCAATCCATTGTCGTCAGCGGGACCCACGGAAAGACCACGACCTCCGCCCTCATTGCATGGATGCTGGAAAAGGCGGGCATGGACCCGGGATTCATGATCGGGGGGATCCCCGGTAATTTCGGGAAAAATTACAAGACAGGCAGCGGCCCCTATTTTGTGATAGAAGGGGATGAATACGACACCGCGTTTTTCGATAAGGGCCCTAAATTCCTCCATTATCGTCCATGGGTGACCATACTGACCGGTATCGAATTCGACCACGGAGATATCTATCGTGATCTGGAGCATGTGATCGAAAGTTTCCGCAAGCTGATCGGGCTGATCCCGGCCGACGGACTTCTCATTGCCAATGGAGACGATGAGATTGTCAGGCAGGAAAGCGAGGGGGCCGCGTGCCGGACAGAGACCTATGGATATACCGGGGACAATCAATGGCGTGCCGAACACATCTCTGTCCAAGAGGCCTTCACCAGGCTGACCATCGCCACAGAAAGGGAAGCGGTGCCCTTTACCACCTCCCTCTATGGCCGGCATAATATCTCCAACCTCCTTTCAGCCGTTGTCCTGGGTCGCTTTCTGAAGATACCCTGGACGACCCTTGAGGAGGCAGCCAGGACCTTTCGAGGTGTCAAGCGGCGGCAGGAGATCATCGGGGAACAAAACGGGGTCCTGATATTGGATGATTTTGCCCACCACCCTACCGCGGTGAGGGAGACCCTTCAAGCGGTCAGGGATAAATACAGTGACCGGCGTCTCCTCGCTGTTTTTGAACCCCGTTCAAATACCAGCAGGCGGAATATCTTCCAGGACCGCTATGCCCGCTCATTTGATGCAGCGGACCGGGTCTTCATCCCCGAGCCCCCTTTAATGGACGGCATATCGGTTGAGGAACGTTTTTCGTCACGCAAACTGGTCTCAGATCTAAACAGTCGCGGCCTTGAGGCCTCCTATCATGAAACCACGGACAATCTGTTAAGGGCCTTGATTCAACAGGTCCGATCCGGGGATGTGATCCTGATCATGTCCAACGGCGGGTTTGATAACCTCAATCAGCGGTTGCTTAAGGCACTCGAGTAG